One Bacillota bacterium genomic window, TTGATGGATACATAGCAATAGTACCTATACCCAAAGACCCGATTACGGCTGCAAGAGGCATGCTTAGTGGTAATATGACAGCTGCCCAACATATGGCCGAAATTCGAAAAGAAGAATGGGAGATCGAAAGAGATAAAGAAAGGAAATAAAATGGAACGGTATGTTTTAGATAGTTATGCAGTTTTAGCATATTTAAACGATGAACCCGGTGCGCAGATTTTACAAAATATATTAAAATTAGCGCAACAAAAACAGGTGGTTGTTTATATGAGTTGGGTTAATTTAGGTGAAGTGTATTACCGTTTGCAACGTCTTTACGGCAGGCAATTAGCTAGAAAATCCATAGAAATTATTAAATCATGGCCTGTCAGCTTTTTAGTTGTTGATGAGCACAATACTTTGTTAGCAGGTGACATTAAAGCT contains:
- a CDS encoding AbrB/MazE/SpoVT family DNA-binding domain-containing protein, whose product is MKTSKVSHKGQIVIPADLRKKYGIESNSTIKITEIDGYIAIVPIPKDPITAARGMLSGNMTAAQHMAEIRKEEWEIERDKERK
- a CDS encoding type II toxin-antitoxin system VapC family toxin; amino-acid sequence: MERYVLDSYAVLAYLNDEPGAQILQNILKLAQQKQVVVYMSWVNLGEVYYRLQRLYGRQLARKSIEIIKSWPVSFLVVDEHNTLLAGDIKARFRLAYADAFAAAATIKNQGILLTGDPEFKQLQDEVIKIKWLPPNH